The Deltaproteobacteria bacterium nucleotide sequence GAAGGTAACGGCAGTGCCTTGCGTGGTTCTCGCGCCGGGCCCCATGCTATCTTCGTGCACGTGAGCGGCGAGCGGCGCCGGGCCACCTACGAGGACCTCTGCAAGGTACCCGACCACCTCGTGGCCGAGATCATCGACGGCGAGCTCATATCTCCCTCGACGGGCGCGCTCGATCGCGGGCGCAAGATGCAGGTCTACGCTCGCGAGCGGTTGGGACATCTCTGGATCGTGGACCCGAGCCCACGTACCCTGGAGATCTACAGCCTCGAGGACGGACGCTGGGTCGTGTTGGGCACGCACGCAGGGAGCGCGCACGTCCGTGCCGAGCCGTTCGAAGCCGTCGAGCTCGTCACGACTCGCTGGTGGCGCGAGCCGTAGTAGCGACCGCGAGCTGGGCCCGATCCACTACTTCGCCGCCGGCGTGTCCACTACCTTCACCCGGTAGTCCGTGAACGCCGGCGTCTCCTCCTTGAGGAGGCTCCCTCGAAACCGCTCCTCCGCCCCCGCCGCGAGCGGCTTCACCTTCCCCGACGCGAGCAGCGCCTTCGCGTCGACGTCCGGCACCCCCAGCGCCTCGGCGCTCTCGTTGTACGTCTCGGTCGACGCCACCACCTTCCCGTGCTCGTCGACCACTTCGATGCGGAGCTTCACGTAGCCGAGCGCGTGCCCGCTCGTGTTCCTGAGCCGCCCGACGACGTTGTAGAACTGAGCGCCGTAGCCCGACTCCCAGCGGCCGTGGTGCTCGAGGACCTCCGCGTCGGGCCCCGCGGCCCACGCGGCGGCGACGAGCAGGGCGAGCGCCGCGACTCGCACGGCCGCTCAGTCCGACATGTGCGTCAGCGTGCGCAGCGAGAAGTAGCCCGGGTCCCAGTTGCGCTCGATGAACGAGCTCTGGTAGCGCCCCCCGAGCGCCGCACGGTTGATCTTGTCGTTGACGCCGATGACGAGGTTCGGGAACACCGCCGAGAACGTCTCGTCGTTCTTCACGAAGTGATAGCCGCAGGCCGCCGTGTAGAAGTACTCGCCCGCCCGGTTGTGCACCAGCTTCCAGTAGATGCGATACATCTCCCGGTCGAAGTACATGATGACCTTGCCGAAATTGTAGTACGGGTCGCTCGACTGCCCCTCGACGATCCAGACCGGGCGCTGCACGAAGACGAGGTTCTCCTGGATCCACCAGGGGGCGCCGCGGCTGCCCGGCAGCTCGTAGCCGGCCTTCATGTACGGGGTCTCGACCACGTAGCGGCTCGGGTTCACCTGCCGCATCTGGAACGGCGTGGGCTTGAGGACGGGCGCCAGGATGGTGCCCTGGCCGACCAGCTTCCACTTGTAGTACTCCACCTTGCCGCCGTAGCAGTTGAGGTCGTCGGCGAAGATGTCGAGGCCCTGCACGGGCTCGGAGCGCGTGGCGGCGTTGACGCGGCGGGCGCGGCGCGTCTGGGGCACGTAAGCCCAGATCGCGTCCTGGCTGTCCCAGTCCCAGTAGCGCTTGGTGAGCGCCGAGAAGCCCTCGACGTCCTGCGGCTCGAGGGCCGCCGTGACCCCCTGGCCCTCGAGCTTCTCGGGGTTGTCCTTGAGCTTCCCGTCGAGGCGTCCCTGGTAACCCATCGTATGCACGAAGGCCTTGATGCGCCGGAACTCGCCCGACGAATCGACACCGTTCAGCGTGAAGGTGGCACCTCCGCCGCCGGCGCCGCTGCCAGCGAAGGTGAAGTTCCAGGCGATCTTGCAGCCGGCCTGCGGGTCATTCGGATCC carries:
- a CDS encoding Uma2 family endonuclease encodes the protein MSGERRRATYEDLCKVPDHLVAEIIDGELISPSTGALDRGRKMQVYARERLGHLWIVDPSPRTLEIYSLEDGRWVVLGTHAGSAHVRAEPFEAVELVTTRWWREP
- a CDS encoding DUF1329 domain-containing protein; its protein translation is MKTAPRLGVGLLATLLAGASRLAWPAPPTDQPWTLEAGNWQDGKDLLPEPVLKHLQKGDYWFKVVPVDAKKFHDNYAKKFWDLTAANEGKYELDEATCGLKDKATGKNPEFVVGLPFPKVDPNDPQAGCKIAWNFTFAGSGAGGGGATFTLNGVDSSGEFRRIKAFVHTMGYQGRLDGKLKDNPEKLEGQGVTAALEPQDVEGFSALTKRYWDWDSQDAIWAYVPQTRRARRVNAATRSEPVQGLDIFADDLNCYGGKVEYYKWKLVGQGTILAPVLKPTPFQMRQVNPSRYVVETPYMKAGYELPGSRGAPWWIQENLVFVQRPVWIVEGQSSDPYYNFGKVIMYFDREMYRIYWKLVHNRAGEYFYTAACGYHFVKNDETFSAVFPNLVIGVNDKINRAALGGRYQSSFIERNWDPGYFSLRTLTHMSD